Proteins encoded together in one uncultured Fibrobacter sp. window:
- a CDS encoding permease-like cell division protein FtsX encodes MTIFLCSLLLAASSLFLGGAMRVIDTEKSLYAIEAFLPGPIPDDSVAAVRSRLMHMKHVDSVEYVSADSALADFRRHFSGDMLDLVDDNPIPPFFRIKLDDRSKTPIDLIEVRKSIARDGVFEEVQAPVDWVNRIAEWKFKMVFWPVTICVLLLVTLSLIICNSVRLSLLSRKLLVENMKYAGGSTFFIQFPFVLEGLAQGLFGSVSAVIVLWMVVDAFTESFPIVGSYVDGFGGILFLVVLAVSSLSTYFSFHTVRGFLKIKRNEQE; translated from the coding sequence GTGACGATATTCCTCTGCTCGCTGTTGCTGGCGGCGTCTTCGCTGTTCCTTGGGGGCGCGATGCGCGTCATCGACACCGAAAAGTCGCTTTACGCTATCGAGGCGTTTTTGCCGGGGCCCATTCCGGACGATTCCGTGGCGGCAGTGCGTTCGCGGCTTATGCACATGAAGCACGTGGACAGCGTCGAGTACGTGAGCGCCGACAGTGCCTTGGCCGACTTCCGGAGGCATTTCTCGGGAGACATGCTCGACCTGGTGGACGACAATCCCATCCCGCCGTTTTTCCGCATCAAGCTAGACGACAGGAGCAAGACTCCGATTGACCTCATCGAGGTGCGCAAGTCCATTGCGAGAGACGGAGTGTTCGAGGAGGTGCAGGCCCCCGTGGACTGGGTAAACCGTATCGCCGAATGGAAGTTCAAGATGGTGTTCTGGCCCGTGACGATATGCGTCCTTTTGCTTGTGACGCTTTCGCTCATCATTTGTAATTCGGTGCGACTTTCCCTGCTTTCGCGCAAGTTGCTTGTCGAGAACATGAAGTATGCGGGTGGCAGTACGTTCTTTATCCAGTTCCCCTTTGTGCTGGAAGGCCTTGCACAGGGCTTGTTCGGGAGTGTTTCGGCGGTGATTGTCCTTTGGATGGTCGTGGATGCCTTCACGGAATCGTTCCCGATTGTCGGTAGCTATGTCGACGGGTTTGGCGGGATTTTGTTCCTCGTCGTACTTGCGGTATCTTCCCTCTCGACCTATTTCAGCTTCCACACGGTTCGCGGGTTCCTCAAGATTAAACGCAACGAGCAGGAATAG
- a CDS encoding peptidoglycan DD-metalloendopeptidase family protein, which translates to MRLFTILLCLLVCFPLAAPKKTDAQIKEQKQALKKLEGDLAKKRQELAMLESEEKGVLNTISLLDQNLNQTRTYIAELAKSEAMVQGAVVRLAADIDSLDRKIVERKEAMRRRIRSLYVNGRQSEALVLYNLLSQKGNPDRQVYWVHHILNEDREQVLMLSRMMEERDEMKKTEQGHLEDLNRMRSRKAQEEKGLVTQMSGQEKMLLSLKQDKNMQKKALQEFERNQKTMQALIKKLEEKRKKEIEAAKKAEEERKRKEKAAKAKKGKGGKPEKEEKVVKKPQVAVTTPVTGPKCMPLKGEVISQYGLQEHPVLHITTRNLGVEIRGKKGSAVRAAAAGTVAMVAEIDGRGPSVIIEHEGGTYSVYGHLQSIRVQEGKTVQNCEEIGIVGDIASLNGIKLYFQVSEGTQTVDPLEWLKQK; encoded by the coding sequence ATGCGCCTGTTCACGATTCTTCTGTGCTTGTTGGTCTGTTTTCCGCTTGCTGCACCCAAGAAGACCGATGCGCAAATCAAGGAGCAGAAGCAGGCTCTCAAGAAACTCGAAGGAGACCTCGCCAAAAAACGCCAGGAACTGGCGATGCTTGAAAGCGAGGAGAAGGGCGTCCTCAACACGATTTCGCTTTTGGACCAGAACCTCAACCAGACCCGTACCTACATTGCCGAACTGGCGAAGAGCGAGGCCATGGTGCAGGGTGCCGTGGTGCGGCTTGCCGCCGATATCGATTCGCTTGACCGCAAAATTGTCGAACGCAAGGAGGCCATGAGGCGCAGAATCCGCAGCCTCTACGTGAATGGCCGGCAGAGCGAAGCCCTTGTTTTGTATAACCTCCTTTCGCAGAAAGGTAACCCTGACCGCCAGGTGTACTGGGTGCACCACATCCTCAACGAGGACCGTGAACAGGTGCTGATGCTTTCGCGCATGATGGAAGAACGCGACGAGATGAAGAAGACGGAACAAGGGCACTTGGAAGATTTGAACAGGATGCGTAGCCGCAAGGCCCAAGAGGAGAAGGGCCTCGTGACCCAGATGAGTGGCCAAGAAAAAATGCTCCTCTCGCTCAAGCAAGACAAGAACATGCAGAAGAAGGCGCTGCAAGAATTTGAACGCAACCAGAAGACGATGCAGGCCCTCATCAAGAAACTCGAAGAAAAGCGCAAGAAGGAAATTGAGGCGGCGAAGAAGGCCGAAGAAGAACGTAAGAGGAAAGAGAAGGCAGCCAAGGCCAAGAAGGGCAAGGGCGGCAAGCCCGAGAAGGAAGAGAAGGTTGTGAAGAAACCGCAGGTCGCCGTGACGACTCCGGTGACAGGCCCCAAGTGCATGCCGCTCAAGGGCGAAGTCATAAGCCAGTACGGCTTGCAGGAACATCCGGTATTGCATATCACCACGCGTAACCTCGGTGTGGAAATCCGTGGCAAGAAGGGCTCTGCTGTGCGTGCTGCAGCGGCAGGTACTGTGGCCATGGTTGCAGAAATTGACGGGCGCGGTCCGTCTGTAATTATCGAGCACGAGGGCGGAACATATTCCGTGTACGGGCACCTCCAGAGCATCCGTGTGCAGGAGGGAAAAACGGTACAGAATTGCGAAGAAATCGGCATCGTCGGTGACATCGCTTCTTTAAATGGAATTAAATTGTATTTCCAAGTTAGCGAGGGTACACAGACCGTGGACCCTCTTGAATGGTTGAAACAGAAATGA
- a CDS encoding AAA family ATPase produces MVETEMIEYRLNGPSSQNRQRIRLMAALRENRFPQAILIDGPVGIGKKALAMEIAKALQCSAGESRPCGHCFGCKMAADPGNTDGWVVPMESKESSARSASDVSAGSTAKTIQDYKQAYIEEIVKNPYRIDVFSAAAGITVDLIRNMTAGFALKGDRVRTIIVAEADRMNDSAANAFLKTLEEVPPDTYFILTTSSRERLLQTIRSRCLALHLLPLTDDEVRNIAVEYAHDDYDESAVTDDVVGLSVGSPGKAMYYAQHASAWLDLSARFVNLSLSGDYTDLFFDLEDAGIEDAAVANRFLEVVSFLLADMARSMAGAPLRIADTTAKVDTSRYPQIDANAVDLALVDVQETMSRIASRRTSPRVCIQALAVKLFEGAK; encoded by the coding sequence ATGGTTGAAACAGAAATGATTGAATATCGCTTGAACGGCCCATCATCGCAGAACCGGCAACGCATCCGTCTTATGGCTGCGCTCCGTGAAAACCGGTTCCCGCAGGCGATTCTTATCGATGGGCCGGTAGGCATAGGCAAGAAGGCGCTCGCGATGGAAATTGCGAAGGCACTACAGTGTAGCGCTGGGGAATCCAGGCCTTGTGGGCATTGCTTCGGCTGCAAGATGGCGGCCGACCCGGGCAATACCGATGGTTGGGTCGTTCCCATGGAATCCAAGGAATCCTCTGCCAGGAGCGCATCCGACGTGTCGGCGGGGAGCACCGCGAAGACAATCCAGGATTACAAGCAAGCCTACATCGAAGAAATTGTGAAGAACCCTTACCGCATCGACGTGTTCAGCGCCGCTGCGGGTATAACGGTGGACCTTATACGCAACATGACGGCGGGATTCGCCCTCAAGGGCGACCGCGTTCGCACGATTATTGTCGCGGAAGCGGATCGCATGAATGATTCCGCTGCGAACGCCTTCCTCAAGACACTTGAGGAAGTCCCGCCGGACACCTACTTTATTTTGACGACCAGCAGCCGCGAACGTTTGTTGCAGACCATCCGCAGCCGCTGCCTCGCCTTGCACCTTTTGCCACTGACCGACGACGAAGTTCGCAACATTGCGGTGGAGTATGCGCACGACGACTACGACGAGTCCGCCGTCACCGACGACGTGGTTGGGCTTTCTGTGGGTTCCCCCGGCAAGGCCATGTATTACGCGCAGCATGCTTCTGCTTGGCTCGACCTGTCAGCTAGGTTCGTGAACCTTTCCCTTTCGGGCGATTACACCGACTTGTTCTTTGATTTGGAAGATGCGGGCATCGAGGATGCCGCCGTCGCGAACCGCTTTTTGGAGGTGGTGTCGTTCTTGCTGGCCGATATGGCCCGTAGCATGGCCGGAGCTCCGCTCCGCATCGCCGACACGACGGCCAAGGTCGATACGTCACGTTATCCGCAGATCGATGCGAATGCCGTGGACCTCGCCCTGGTGGACGTGCAGGAGACTATGTCGCGCATCGCGAGCCGCCGTACATCGCCGCGTGTGTGCATCCAGGCCCTTGCGGTAAAACTATTCGAGGGGGCCAAGTGA
- the recJ gene encoding single-stranded-DNA-specific exonuclease RecJ, which yields MEELVASTLARELKVPHLVARFLVSRGVKNVADAYKFLYGSDSDIADPMLMKGMGVAVEWLLDVQKSGEEIFIFGDYDLDGMTSVTLLSKALAEIGIATQWRLPNRFGDGYGLSVSAVDEMYEAGARNLITVDTGITANAEIAHAKELGMRVMVMDHHQPSGDGLPQCDVLLDPHQEGDAYPNPELCGVGVSYKFVCALFAKLGRPVPTRYLDLVALGTLADLVQMTPENRRFTKIGLEHLRNSEWPGLQAMYSSLMKSASSVGGIDVMYKYAPLLNAPGRMERPDPALKLLLSTSKTEAMALLSELKNWNARRKQKESEITEMALKNVREQYGEKVPEVIVVAGENWHVGVIGIVSAKLAQEFHRPAAVLSIIDGMAHASARAVPGFNWHKALFDVRDLFERWGGHANAAGFSLAATKIDELRERLEAAAREQGYTGGAPEVDEAHRFDIEVALRELSVAPSLSRPKAHTVLDYFELMEPFGGNFPYPVFRAEGVKVHRVRELRGGHLQMEISQAGSPAYSAIGFGLRKNKVLVGKNKPLSIVFEPTWNYYNDKKTIQLCVKAIE from the coding sequence ATGGAAGAACTTGTCGCCTCGACGCTCGCTCGCGAACTCAAGGTGCCGCACCTGGTGGCCCGGTTCCTCGTGTCGCGTGGCGTGAAGAACGTGGCCGATGCATACAAGTTCCTGTATGGCAGCGACAGCGACATCGCAGACCCGATGCTCATGAAGGGCATGGGGGTGGCCGTTGAATGGCTTTTGGATGTCCAGAAGAGCGGGGAAGAAATTTTCATCTTTGGCGACTACGACTTGGACGGCATGACCTCGGTGACGCTGCTCAGCAAGGCGCTTGCCGAAATCGGCATCGCGACGCAGTGGCGCCTGCCCAACCGCTTTGGCGATGGGTATGGGTTGTCTGTCAGCGCTGTCGACGAAATGTATGAGGCCGGTGCGCGTAACCTGATTACAGTGGATACAGGCATCACGGCGAATGCAGAAATTGCCCACGCCAAGGAACTGGGGATGCGGGTCATGGTCATGGATCACCATCAGCCCAGCGGTGATGGACTGCCGCAGTGCGATGTACTGCTCGACCCGCACCAGGAGGGCGACGCTTATCCGAACCCAGAACTCTGCGGTGTCGGTGTTTCGTACAAGTTTGTATGTGCCCTGTTTGCAAAGCTTGGCCGGCCCGTGCCGACGCGGTATCTCGACTTGGTCGCCTTGGGTACTTTGGCCGACCTTGTGCAGATGACTCCAGAAAACAGACGCTTCACCAAGATTGGTCTTGAACACTTGCGCAATAGCGAGTGGCCGGGATTGCAGGCCATGTACAGTTCGCTCATGAAGTCCGCGAGCAGTGTGGGCGGCATCGACGTGATGTACAAGTATGCGCCACTCCTCAATGCGCCTGGCCGTATGGAACGGCCCGACCCGGCACTGAAGTTGTTGTTGAGCACAAGTAAGACCGAAGCAATGGCGTTGCTTTCGGAACTCAAGAATTGGAACGCCCGCCGCAAGCAGAAGGAATCCGAGATTACCGAGATGGCACTCAAGAATGTGCGCGAACAGTACGGCGAAAAGGTTCCCGAGGTCATCGTGGTGGCGGGCGAAAACTGGCACGTGGGCGTTATCGGTATTGTTTCTGCGAAACTCGCCCAGGAATTCCACAGACCCGCAGCGGTGCTGTCGATTATCGACGGCATGGCGCATGCGAGTGCCCGCGCCGTTCCCGGTTTTAATTGGCACAAGGCCCTTTTCGACGTGCGCGACTTGTTCGAACGCTGGGGCGGCCATGCGAATGCCGCAGGCTTTTCGCTTGCCGCGACAAAGATTGACGAACTCCGGGAGCGGCTGGAAGCCGCCGCCCGTGAGCAGGGCTACACCGGCGGCGCCCCCGAGGTGGACGAAGCCCACCGTTTCGACATCGAGGTCGCGCTGCGTGAACTTTCCGTGGCCCCGTCGTTGTCGCGCCCGAAGGCGCACACCGTGCTCGACTATTTCGAATTGATGGAGCCGTTCGGCGGCAACTTCCCTTATCCGGTGTTCCGCGCCGAGGGAGTCAAGGTGCACCGTGTGCGCGAACTGCGCGGCGGCCACCTGCAAATGGAAATTTCCCAGGCCGGGAGCCCGGCATACTCCGCCATCGGTTTTGGCCTACGCAAGAACAAGGTGCTTGTCGGCAAGAACAAACCCCTGTCCATAGTCTTTGAACCTACGTGGAACTACTACAACGACAAGAAGACTATCCAGCTCTGTGTGAAGGCGATAGAGTAG
- a CDS encoding type II secretion system protein → MKHSIEMKKGFTMVELLVVVSIMGILSTMGVASLHAAIVNNRVRDAALNVTAYLERVASEANRLSSKVCVKANGNTISAYKGASCSGTAISHHTLEKALSFENATHKDCSSSWYNGVTFEPKFGLSAAPVQGCIVVKYSGGEKKARALKKKEKNNIIPQVSYDRGNSWTDL, encoded by the coding sequence ATGAAACATTCTATAGAGATGAAAAAAGGCTTCACAATGGTTGAGCTGCTCGTGGTGGTGTCCATCATGGGTATTTTGTCTACGATGGGTGTCGCGAGCCTGCATGCGGCCATCGTGAACAACCGTGTCCGTGACGCTGCGTTGAATGTCACCGCTTACCTGGAGCGTGTGGCCAGCGAGGCAAACCGGCTATCTAGCAAGGTTTGTGTCAAAGCCAACGGAAATACAATTTCCGCATATAAAGGCGCCTCTTGTTCTGGAACAGCCATTAGCCATCACACCCTGGAGAAAGCGCTCTCTTTTGAGAATGCGACTCATAAAGATTGCTCCTCCAGCTGGTACAATGGAGTCACCTTCGAACCCAAGTTCGGCTTGAGTGCGGCTCCGGTACAGGGGTGTATCGTTGTTAAATACAGTGGCGGCGAAAAGAAGGCCCGTGCGCTCAAGAAAAAAGAAAAGAACAACATTATCCCGCAAGTCTCTTACGATCGCGGCAATTCTTGGACGGACCTGTAG
- a CDS encoding type II secretion system protein produces MSGFGIVEVLISAAVLGFLYLALLHMQVGNREALLRIRGRDGAVEVAQNIIDSLKTVGVASIASFSKDNIVKSWERGPGGTSTVTYKADVTVGNANEYKATTKSNYENVEHVYAKQVDVKVSWNFKGSEQSVNVSSVVR; encoded by the coding sequence TTGTCCGGCTTCGGTATCGTCGAAGTGCTCATCTCTGCCGCCGTACTCGGCTTTTTATATCTCGCCCTCCTGCACATGCAGGTCGGCAACCGCGAAGCGCTCCTCAGAATCCGCGGCCGCGACGGCGCCGTCGAGGTGGCGCAGAACATCATCGATTCCCTCAAGACCGTCGGTGTGGCATCCATCGCGTCGTTTAGCAAAGACAACATCGTCAAGTCCTGGGAACGCGGTCCGGGTGGTACATCCACTGTGACTTACAAGGCCGACGTGACCGTAGGCAATGCCAACGAATACAAGGCTACGACAAAGTCCAACTACGAGAACGTTGAACATGTGTACGCCAAGCAGGTGGACGTCAAGGTTTCGTGGAACTTCAAGGGGTCAGAACAATCCGTCAATGTATCTAGCGTGGTAAGATGA
- a CDS encoding prepilin-type N-terminal cleavage/methylation domain-containing protein, with protein MKKSGFTLVELMVYIGIVGVVVIVAGQAFSNSTKMRVRTESMIKANATVEEAGMLIQEDVAQMGAKSAKESGEGSASDVFFKSNMVYMDAENGDSSSFRINGDSLILRRMNYDSQGRFLSIEEVAWFKRNKQLFRTCKTIDRDKSRLPSAPETCPESNPASVEMLDDVALFNVIPARPAVLNSEYGGSTGSYPRLLPSPVNVADHSFRLFPRLEGETFFSVNRMPERGGSIVTLSDFVTNYDKDREQALETKKAVQVFVVGGTGELALSSSWNTVCTPVNLDAQVDYELSFKVPFLDENKIRSFSPEMDHMTVGFRNMDGQMDPELPDFTFYPPVDGFANSKRVMRFSVKNDKKNMCLAFTFAFYSPLASKGKLAISNLELNKVENSNFVFNEGYSPEIPDKANVKAFKLKLQVQKNGEKGDVNLVVPTPSNGPKD; from the coding sequence ATGAAAAAATCCGGCTTTACCCTAGTTGAACTCATGGTCTACATCGGGATTGTCGGTGTGGTGGTCATCGTAGCGGGGCAGGCGTTCAGCAACAGCACCAAGATGCGAGTCCGCACCGAGAGCATGATCAAGGCCAATGCAACTGTCGAAGAAGCCGGGATGCTCATACAAGAAGATGTTGCCCAGATGGGCGCGAAGAGTGCGAAGGAGTCCGGAGAGGGTTCTGCGTCGGATGTGTTTTTCAAGTCGAACATGGTTTACATGGATGCCGAGAACGGCGATTCCTCGTCTTTCCGCATAAATGGTGATTCCCTGATTCTCCGACGTATGAACTACGATTCGCAGGGGCGTTTTCTCTCTATCGAGGAAGTCGCCTGGTTCAAACGCAACAAGCAACTTTTCCGTACATGCAAGACGATTGACCGCGATAAAAGCAGGCTCCCGTCTGCACCGGAAACGTGCCCTGAGTCAAATCCGGCATCTGTGGAAATGTTGGATGACGTGGCTTTGTTTAATGTTATCCCGGCAAGACCGGCTGTCTTGAATAGCGAATATGGAGGCTCTACAGGTAGCTATCCTCGCTTGCTGCCGTCTCCAGTTAATGTAGCAGATCATTCTTTTAGACTGTTTCCGAGACTTGAAGGTGAAACTTTCTTCTCGGTGAATAGAATGCCGGAGAGGGGTGGCTCTATTGTGACTCTTTCTGATTTTGTTACGAACTACGATAAAGATCGCGAGCAAGCTTTGGAAACAAAGAAGGCGGTCCAGGTTTTTGTTGTCGGTGGAACCGGAGAACTTGCTTTGTCCTCTTCTTGGAATACAGTATGCACTCCGGTTAACTTGGACGCACAAGTAGATTACGAGTTGTCTTTCAAGGTTCCGTTCTTGGATGAAAATAAGATCCGTTCTTTTTCTCCAGAAATGGATCATATGACTGTTGGCTTTCGCAATATGGATGGTCAAATGGATCCGGAGTTGCCGGATTTCACATTCTATCCCCCTGTTGATGGTTTTGCTAATAGTAAACGAGTTATGCGTTTTTCAGTCAAGAATGATAAGAAAAATATGTGCCTTGCTTTTACCTTTGCCTTTTATTCTCCTTTAGCATCGAAGGGGAAACTTGCTATTAGCAATTTGGAGTTGAACAAGGTGGAAAATTCGAATTTCGTATTTAACGAAGGATATAGCCCTGAAATTCCAGACAAGGCGAATGTTAAAGCATTTAAATTAAAACTTCAGGTGCAAAAAAACGGAGAAAAAGGTGACGTAAATCTTGTCGTTCCTACTCCAAGCAACGGGCCGAAGGACTAA
- a CDS encoding PD-(D/E)XK nuclease family transposase: MNKTRKVSRNRPIPEAFRGKVYLDPTYDPAFKELFDSEDALRDFLDGVLGLEGDDKIKTLRFSFDKAVLFRVPQRSKVVFDIFATTGSGRFLNVEMQRLENDFFVDRTILYKAFLVIKGRKEMEISPEFKALTPEQQRYRRYLLPETISIWICDFDLPDAKGEYRDEWALYSRHAVREGKTVPLSGKNRYIFLSVPNFTKSADEVDCAADVWLYLLNHARDGGELPDFGSGIVEDALERIRVENADDELLQAQELNMTTKEDYESWMAGKVIKARAEGEIVGESRGKAEAEKKASDRTAKRIDYLRSMGVSEEIIAGAAAIK, from the coding sequence ATGAATAAGACTCGCAAGGTTTCTCGCAACAGGCCTATTCCCGAGGCGTTTAGAGGGAAGGTTTATCTAGATCCGACATACGACCCGGCATTCAAAGAACTTTTCGACAGCGAGGATGCGTTGAGGGATTTTCTCGATGGTGTGCTTGGCCTTGAGGGAGACGACAAAATCAAGACGCTACGGTTCAGTTTCGATAAGGCCGTTCTTTTCCGTGTCCCGCAGCGGTCGAAGGTCGTCTTCGATATCTTTGCGACCACGGGTAGTGGGCGTTTTCTCAATGTAGAGATGCAGCGATTGGAAAACGACTTCTTCGTAGACCGCACCATACTTTACAAGGCGTTCCTCGTTATCAAGGGTCGCAAGGAGATGGAAATCTCGCCAGAGTTCAAGGCACTGACTCCGGAGCAACAGAGGTATCGCCGCTACTTGCTACCGGAAACAATTTCCATCTGGATCTGCGATTTTGACTTGCCCGACGCCAAGGGCGAGTACCGCGACGAATGGGCGCTCTACAGCAGGCATGCCGTTAGGGAGGGCAAGACTGTACCTCTTTCGGGAAAAAATAGGTATATTTTCTTGAGCGTCCCCAACTTCACCAAGTCCGCCGACGAGGTGGATTGTGCCGCTGATGTGTGGCTCTATCTGCTGAATCACGCGAGGGATGGCGGCGAACTTCCCGATTTCGGCAGCGGGATTGTCGAGGATGCGTTGGAACGCATCCGTGTGGAGAACGCCGATGATGAACTTTTACAGGCTCAGGAGCTGAACATGACAACGAAGGAAGATTATGAGAGCTGGATGGCCGGGAAAGTGATCAAGGCAAGAGCCGAAGGCGAGATTGTTGGCGAATCCCGTGGCAAAGCGGAGGCTGAGAAGAAGGCCTCCGACCGCACAGCTAAACGGATAGATTACCTCCGTTCTATGGGCGTTTCCGAAGAGATCATTGCCGGGGCGGCAGCAATTAAATAG
- a CDS encoding Rpn family recombination-promoting nuclease/putative transposase, which yields MTKVDETSEPKPHDAFFRWLFADVGRLRHLLELSGKVNRDIGEFISEVNLDTLVRIPDSYSEVAETGEADLAFRVEVASGAPLLVGILAEHKSGRDSGTLDQIARYVNSVMKIYSEHRAFSGLPTMAIIFYNGRENWDPLGSIEDRYPSCFRGRILPFACSFVNMIDIPDSDCLACEDTATGMGIIAMKYAYDKEKLLQVLPLFRKPLQRMPYDKATCLLAKISIYLKEYVTKDVLKELDMAFVSIGQKYGFVSAGDEFRKELAEAQAKAQKLIANARSDEQAKAKADTVAALRSKGLSEELIAEVQAEIDTLQKKRREQA from the coding sequence ATGACAAAAGTAGACGAAACATCCGAGCCAAAACCACACGACGCCTTTTTCCGCTGGCTTTTCGCCGACGTCGGGCGGCTCCGGCACCTGCTGGAACTTTCCGGCAAGGTGAACAGGGACATAGGCGAGTTCATCTCAGAAGTGAATCTTGACACGCTCGTACGCATCCCCGACTCGTATTCCGAAGTCGCGGAGACGGGGGAAGCCGACCTCGCCTTCCGCGTAGAAGTCGCCTCGGGAGCGCCCCTGCTCGTGGGCATTCTCGCAGAGCACAAGTCCGGGCGCGATTCCGGCACGCTTGACCAGATTGCGCGATACGTGAATTCCGTGATGAAGATATACAGCGAGCACAGGGCTTTCAGCGGGCTCCCCACGATGGCCATCATCTTCTACAACGGGCGCGAGAACTGGGACCCGCTCGGGAGCATCGAGGACAGGTACCCCTCATGTTTCCGCGGGAGGATTCTCCCGTTCGCCTGCTCGTTCGTGAACATGATCGACATTCCCGACAGCGACTGCCTCGCCTGCGAGGACACTGCCACAGGAATGGGCATTATAGCGATGAAGTACGCCTACGACAAGGAGAAACTGCTCCAAGTTCTGCCACTGTTCAGGAAGCCGCTGCAGCGGATGCCGTACGACAAGGCGACTTGCCTGCTGGCGAAGATTAGTATATATTTGAAGGAGTACGTCACCAAGGACGTGCTGAAGGAGCTCGACATGGCATTCGTAAGCATCGGACAAAAATACGGTTTCGTGAGTGCCGGAGATGAATTCCGCAAGGAACTCGCGGAAGCGCAAGCGAAAGCGCAGAAGCTAATTGCCAACGCACGCTCCGATGAGCAAGCGAAAGCGAAAGCCGATACGGTAGCTGCGCTGCGCAGCAAAGGACTTTCAGAAGAATTAATTGCAGAAGTCCAGGCAGAAATCGACACACTTCAGAAGAAGCGCCGCGAACAGGCATAA